The Vulcanimicrobium alpinum sequence GGCGACGCGGATCCGGACGCGCGTGAAGCCCGCTCCGCGCAGGTGCGCGGCGACCGCGGCGACCGCCGCGTAGCCGAACTCGCGCCCCTCGAGCGCGGGGAGCGGCGCGGCGGAGAACGGGACTTTCACGACGCCGCGTCCGGTTCCGGTCGCGATCGCGGCGAAGGCGATCCCGAGGCCCGAACGATCGGCGGCGTATCCGACGGCGACGTCGGCGGAGCGGTGGCGGATGGTCTGTCGCATGGCTCGTGCTTCTATCCTATATCGAACGTATGTGCGAGTCAAGCTGCCCGCGCGGCCAGCACGCCCCGATACAGCTCGAGGATCCGGCCCGCTTGCATCCCCACCGTAAAGCGTGAGTATGCCAAATGTACGGCACTCTGATCGCGTCCCGCATCGAATGCGGCGCTCAGGGCGGCCGCGACCGCTGCCGGGTCGGCGGCGACGATGCGCCCCGCCCCGGCCAGCACGTCGCGCGACGCCGCGCTCTCCGCCGCGACGATCGGGAGACCCGCCGCCAGTGCCTCGGCGAGGACCAGTCCCTGGGTATCGGTCGTCGACGGAAAGACGAAGGCGTCGGCTGAGGCGTAGACGTCGGCCAGGCTCGCCCGCGGCAGCGCGCCGGTGAACCGCACGCGCGCGGACAGGCCCAGGGCCGCCGCCCGCGCCTCGAGCTCGGCACGCTGCGGGCCCTCGCCGACGACGGCGAGCCGCGCCTCCGGCAGCCGTACCAGCGCGTCGAGCGCGAGCTCGACGTTCTTCTCCGCGCCGAGGCGCGCGACGACGAGCGCCAGCGGACGCGCGTCGTCCGCACCGAGCCGCGCGCGCACGTCGGAGCGCCGCACGCCGGCGGCAAACGCCGCGACGTCGATCGCGCTGGGCACCACCGCGATCGCCGCGCGCACGCCCAGCTCGCGCAATCGCATCTCCATCGCGCGCGTCGGGACGATGACGGCGTCGGCGGCGTTCGCGTAGCGTCGGGTGAGCGTCACCATCGCGCGCTCCGTCGCGACGCGGTCGAACGGCGCGTAATGCGCGTACGCGTCGAGCCGCGTGTGATACGTGAAGACGAGCGGGATGCGATGCCGGCGCGCGTACGCCGCGGCCATCCAGCCGGTGACGAACGGCGAGTGCGCGTGAACGACGTCGATCCCGCGCACGCGGCGGCGGTCGCCGGCGTTCAGATACGGGACGCACAGACGATACGCCGTCCGGGTCGGGAGCGGCAGCGACGGGATGCGCACCACGTCGCGCGCGTCGTCGACGAAATCGGGAAAGTGCGGGGCGATCGTCGTGACGTCGACGCCGTGCGCGCGCAAGCCCTCGCGCAGCGCGTCGATGCTCGACACGATGCCGTTGACGATCGGCTTGTAGCATTCGGTGAAGAACCCGATTCGCACGACGTTGACGCTGTTTCTCGGTGCGGCCGCAGCACCATGGCGCTCGCTTGTATCGGTGCTCGCGCGTAGCCCAACCGCATACCGCTTCGCTACGACTTTGTCAACTTGACCCCGGGGGAGCCCCGTGCTAATCTCGGCGGGTTCGCCGGACCCGTCTGGTCCGAGAGCATTCGACCGAGCCGTTGCTGGCTCGCCGACCACCGCTACGACGTCGGGTGCGACATCAGATCGGTACGGAGCAGCGCTCCGCACGCTCAGAAAATGCACCCACCGCACGAGAAAGGAGTCGGACGATCCGAAGCGATCTTCCATCACCACTCGCGGCGACGGGCGTGCTTTCCCTGGGGCTTCTCCTTCCGCTCGGCAGCGGTTCGTTCGCGGACCGGATCGCCAATACCGTCGCAGCGGTCGCGGATCCCGGCCCCGCCAAGCACGTCACGCTCATCCGCGACGGCGTCTCCGAGACGCTGGCAACCCATGCCCCCACGCCCGACGCTCTTCTCGCGGAGCGCGGCGTCCTGCGGGCCGCCGATGACGCCCTGAGCGTCGCACCGCAAAGCCCCCTCACCGACGGCGAGACCGTCTCCTATCGCGCAGCCGTCCCCGTCACGATCATCGTCGACGGTCAGACCCGTCAACTGCGCAGCGCCGCGCCCACCGTCGGCGCCCTGCTCGCTTCTCAAGGCGTCGCCTACGACCGTCACGACGAACTCGCACCCGCTCCGGCGGCTCCGCTCGAGAACGACGTCGTCGTCAACGTGCGCCATGTCGACGCGTGGACCGAGACGGTCCGCAACGCGATCCGCGTCCCGGTCGTGAAGCGCTTTGCGTACACCCTGCCGGCCGGCAAGTCGCAGGTGATCAGCGCCGGACACGCCGGGATCCGCGAGGTGCGCTACAGCGTCGCGCGCACGCCGGACCGCCGTGCCACCCGCCGCACCCTGCTGCTCGCGCGCGTCCTGCGGGCGCCGCAAGCCCGGATCGTCGCGGAAGGGGTCGGCGAGTATGCCGCGCTCGCGCACTTTGCCGAACGCGGGATCGCCGGGACGCTCCGGCTCGCCAGCAGCGCCCTCTCGATGGTCGCCACGGCCTATACCGCGAGCTGCGGCGGCTGCACCGGCACGACGGCCAGCGGACGACCCGCCGGGCACGGCGTCGTCGCGGTCGATCCGGCCGTGATCCCGCTGGGGACGCACATGTACATCCCGGGTTACGGGCACGCGGTCGCCGGCGACACCGGCGGCGCGATTCGCGGAAACCGGATCGACCTCGGCTTCAACTCCAACGCGGCGGCCAACGAGTTCGGCCGCCGGCCGATCACGGTCTACCTGATCAAATAACGCCTCCCGAACCCCCGGCCGCCGGCGACGAGCGCACGCATCCGCGTGCGCTTTTGGCATCGCGCGGCCTGCGCCCGAAAAAGCGGCTCGGTCAGCATTTCCTCATGGACGGCGGGACGGCGAACCGTATCGCGCGACTCGCCGTGCACGCGCCCGGCGACCGCGTCCTTGAGATCGGGGCCGGGACCGGCGCCTTGACCGCGGCGCTGCTGCGGCTCGAAGCCGACGTTACCGCCTTCGACCTCGACGAAGACATGGTCGCGATCCTGCGTTCGCGTCCCGATCTGGCCGGCGCCGAGATCCGCTCGGGCGACGCGCTGACCTTCGATTACGCGGGCTGGACGGGCGAACGCGACTGGTGCGCGGCCGGCAACCTTCCCTATAACGTCGGCACGCCGACCCTGGTGCGGCTGGCGTCGCTCCCGCGTCCGCCGCAGCGCATCGTCGCGATGATTCAGAAGGACGTCGCGGACCGGCTCCTGGCCAAGCCCGGGACGCCGTCCTACGGCAGCCTGACGATCGCGATCGAGCTGACGATGACGACGCAGCGCGCGTTCAGCGTCCCGCCGAGCGCGTTCTTTCCGCGGCCCGGCGTGGTGTCGTCGGTCGTCGTGCTGCGGCGCCGCGCGACGCCGGCGGCGCCGGTCCGCGATCGCGCGCGCTTCGAACAGGTCGTGCGCGGCGCGTTCGCGTACCGGCGCAAGACGCTCGCGAACTCGCTCTCACTCGCGCTGGAATGTCCGCGCGACCGGATCGCCGACGCGATCGCCTCCCTCTCGCTCGATCCCGACGTGCGTGGTGAACATCTCGACCTCACGACCTTTGCCCGGCTCACCGACGCGCTCTTCGGCTGACGCATTCCTGTGGTGGCGATCCCTGCTCTTCGCGCTCGCGCTGATCGCGGCGGGCGTCGTCCTTCCGATCTTCGTCGCGGCGTTTCTGCTCGTCGGACACGCGATGACGAAGAGCGACCTCACCTCGCCGGCGACGGCGCTGGGGCTCCAGTTCGTCTCGTACGCGTTCGTGCTCGTCGTGTGCCTCGCGTATCTGCCGCGGCTGGCCCGCAGTTCGCTCGCCGACCTCGGACTGCGCCTGCCGAACGCGGCCGAGGTGGGCTGGGGGCTCGCCGGCGCCGTCGCGATGCTGGTCGCCGTCGATCTCGTCGGCAGCCTCGAAGAGCGGCTCTTTCACACCAAGATCACCGAGACCGCGATCGATCTGCTCAAGGCGACGCGCGGGACGCTGCTCACGACGCTGTTCGTGACGTTCGCGTGCGTCATCGCCCCGTTCTTCGAGGAGCTGCAGTTCCGCGGCTTCCTCTATAACGCGCTTCGCCGCTATCTGCCCACCGCCTGGGCCGCGATTCTCTCCGGACTCGTCTTCGGCGCCGCGCATTTTTCGGCGCTTGCGATCGTCCCGCTCGCCTGCGGCGGCGTCGTCCTCGCGCTCGTCTACGAGCGCACGCGTTCGCTCGCCGCGACCACGATCGCGCACGGGCTCTTCAACGCGGCCGGCGTCACCGCGCTGCTGGTGTTCCACCAGGCATAGCGGAGACCGGGACGCCGCCGCACAGCGCCGTTGCGGCCGGCCACGCGCCGACGCCCAGCGAGGCGAAGAACGCGCGCGCGTCGCGGTCGTACGCGGGGCAGTAACCGCCCTCGCGCGGATCGTAGCGCGCGAGATGCACGTGCGGATTCGCCGCCGCGACGGCGTAGACGCCCTCTTGCGGACGGCGCACGACGACGTCGCGCTGCGACGCCCGCAGCGCCGCCGCGCGCGCGTACGCCGCGCGGTCGACGACGTACGGCCAGCGCCCGGCTTTGAGCACGGTGTCGTTGATCGTCAGGGCGCAGAGGATCGCGCACGCCAGCATCGGCGTCGCGATCCGCGGACGCTTTGCGACGGCGTACGCGGCGGCGAGCGCGGCCGCCGCGACGAGCGGCGCGGTCCAATGCGTCCCGATGCGCGCGATCGGGTACGCCCACGGCCGGTTGAAGGTCAGCTCGGCGACCAGCGGTGCGGCGAGCAGGATGCGCCCGCCCAGCAGGAGCGGTGCGAACGCGAACGGCGCGAGCAGTGCGGCGAAGAACGCGAGCTTCGCGAGCGGATCGTCGACCTGCAGCGCATACGCAGGCTGCGAGGGCTGCGCGCCGGCGAGCCGTTCCGCGAGCAGGAAGGCGGCGCCGTTGACGAGCGCCAGCCCGGCGAGCGCGATCCCGATACGGCGATCCCACCACAGCGCGCACGCAACGCCGAACCACAGCACGAACAGCGCCTGATCTTCTTTGAGTCCGAGCAGCACTTGCGCGACGAGCAGCGCTGGGACGAGGCTGCGCCGCCGCACCGCGAGCGCACCGAGCGCCGCGAACAGCGGGACGAACACGTTTTCCAGGAAGT is a genomic window containing:
- a CDS encoding glycosyltransferase, with product MRIGFFTECYKPIVNGIVSSIDALREGLRAHGVDVTTIAPHFPDFVDDARDVVRIPSLPLPTRTAYRLCVPYLNAGDRRRVRGIDVVHAHSPFVTGWMAAAYARRHRIPLVFTYHTRLDAYAHYAPFDRVATERAMVTLTRRYANAADAVIVPTRAMEMRLRELGVRAAIAVVPSAIDVAAFAAGVRRSDVRARLGADDARPLALVVARLGAEKNVELALDALVRLPEARLAVVGEGPQRAELEARAAALGLSARVRFTGALPRASLADVYASADAFVFPSTTDTQGLVLAEALAAGLPIVAAESAASRDVLAGAGRIVAADPAAVAAALSAAFDAGRDQSAVHLAYSRFTVGMQAGRILELYRGVLAARAA
- a CDS encoding 3D domain-containing protein, encoding MLSLGLLLPLGSGSFADRIANTVAAVADPGPAKHVTLIRDGVSETLATHAPTPDALLAERGVLRAADDALSVAPQSPLTDGETVSYRAAVPVTIIVDGQTRQLRSAAPTVGALLASQGVAYDRHDELAPAPAAPLENDVVVNVRHVDAWTETVRNAIRVPVVKRFAYTLPAGKSQVISAGHAGIREVRYSVARTPDRRATRRTLLLARVLRAPQARIVAEGVGEYAALAHFAERGIAGTLRLASSALSMVATAYTASCGGCTGTTASGRPAGHGVVAVDPAVIPLGTHMYIPGYGHAVAGDTGGAIRGNRIDLGFNSNAAANEFGRRPITVYLIK
- the rsmA gene encoding 16S rRNA (adenine(1518)-N(6)/adenine(1519)-N(6))-dimethyltransferase RsmA, producing MASRGLRPKKRLGQHFLMDGGTANRIARLAVHAPGDRVLEIGAGTGALTAALLRLEADVTAFDLDEDMVAILRSRPDLAGAEIRSGDALTFDYAGWTGERDWCAAGNLPYNVGTPTLVRLASLPRPPQRIVAMIQKDVADRLLAKPGTPSYGSLTIAIELTMTTQRAFSVPPSAFFPRPGVVSSVVVLRRRATPAAPVRDRARFEQVVRGAFAYRRKTLANSLSLALECPRDRIADAIASLSLDPDVRGEHLDLTTFARLTDALFG
- a CDS encoding CPBP family intramembrane glutamic endopeptidase codes for the protein MPGSPTRSSADAFLWWRSLLFALALIAAGVVLPIFVAAFLLVGHAMTKSDLTSPATALGLQFVSYAFVLVVCLAYLPRLARSSLADLGLRLPNAAEVGWGLAGAVAMLVAVDLVGSLEERLFHTKITETAIDLLKATRGTLLTTLFVTFACVIAPFFEELQFRGFLYNALRRYLPTAWAAILSGLVFGAAHFSALAIVPLACGGVVLALVYERTRSLAATTIAHGLFNAAGVTALLVFHQA
- a CDS encoding DUF2079 domain-containing protein, translated to MKPTRAVTIAALAFAALYIALDLNKLYALRYGADTGTFVQWLAGEAHGRGSWNAAEYRPHLQVHDSWILLALVPLIALAPYAQTLLIVQVLAIAGASLALCAFARACGSTPRGASVVGIAYLLSPSAQGLAYGNFLENVFVPLFAALGALAVRRRSLVPALLVAQVLLGLKEDQALFVLWFGVACALWWDRRIGIALAGLALVNGAAFLLAERLAGAQPSQPAYALQVDDPLAKLAFFAALLAPFAFAPLLLGGRILLAAPLVAELTFNRPWAYPIARIGTHWTAPLVAAAALAAAYAVAKRPRIATPMLACAILCALTINDTVLKAGRWPYVVDRAAYARAAALRASQRDVVVRRPQEGVYAVAAANPHVHLARYDPREGGYCPAYDRDARAFFASLGVGAWPAATALCGGVPVSAMPGGTPAAR